From Anopheles arabiensis isolate DONGOLA chromosome 3, AaraD3, whole genome shotgun sequence, a single genomic window includes:
- the LOC120901089 gene encoding uncharacterized protein K02A2.6-like, whose amino-acid sequence MRLINKLNEAQDITLQQIVEQYNSLVNLKQDTVLVEQPSSVQYVANKGPSQQQRHPSGGNKQQDHPRTPCWSCSAMHFQKDCPSRNHKCKDCGKIGHSEGYCACFTSMATTSASAQKAPWKKQYKRKQHQGQTSKIVTVKHVTQRRKFVSVHLNNIPHRLQIETGSDITIISHQAWKRIGSPAVKPATCNARTASGDPLPLAAELECSITINNVTKQGIDMMDLFGLWNEPITAFCNQICTTKTTNIAELRSRYPDVFNDKMGLYNKTAVQLTLKGTPTPIFRAKRPVAYMMEAVVEDEL is encoded by the exons ATGAGGCTGATCAACAAACTGAACGAAGCACAGGACATCACGCTCCAACAAATCGTCGAACAGTACAACAGTCTCGTTAACCTCAAACAGGACACTGTGCTTGTAGAGCAACCATCGTCAGTGCAGTACGTTGCTAACAAAGGTCCATCACAGCAACAACGTCATCCCAGCGGAGGAAACAAACAGCAGGATCATCCTCGTACTCCTTGCTGGTCTTGCAGTGCAATGCACTTCCAAAAAGATTGTCCGAGTCGAAACCACAAATGCAAAGATTGTGGTAAAATTGGACATTCCGAGGGATACTGCGCCTGTTTCACATCAATGGCGACCACCAGTGCTTCAGCGCAGAAGGCACCGTGGAAGAAGCAGTACAAGCGGAAGCAACATCAGGGACAGACATCGAAAATAGTGACAGTCAAGCATGTCACGCAAAGAAGGAAGTTCGTCTCCGTTCATCTCAACAACATTCCCCATCGACTGCAAATTGAAACGGGATCGGACATCACCATCATCTCACATCAGGCATGGAAGCGTATCGGTTCTCCGGCAGTCAAACCAGCCACTTGCAATGCAAGGACAGCGTCGGGCGATCCGTTGCCATTAGCGGCGGAGCTGGAGTGCAGCATCACCATCAATAACGTTACGAAACAGG GGATTGATATGATGGACCTTTTTGGACTGTGGAACGAGCCAATCACAGCGTTCTGCAACCAGATCTGCACCACGAAGACGACAAACATAGCAGAACTACGGTCTCGTTATCCAGACGTCTTCAACGACAAAATGGGGTTGTACAACAAGACAGCAGTACAACTTACGTTGAAGGGCACGCCTACACCAATATTTCGTGCAAAGAGACCCGTTGCGTACATGATGGAAGCTGTTGTTGAAGATGAGCTGTAA
- the LOC120904448 gene encoding ATP-dependent RNA helicase glh-2-like — protein MPLTMNDFRKKLKLFESCRHLCTTQPPSADARATTNSCMERPRPSQEPIRCFNCSRFGHLQNACPRPKRPPGGCFRCFQTGHVYRNCPERRANATVEGNTSSDEALATNQEEVL, from the exons ATGCCTCTTACGATGAACGACTTCCGGAAGAAATTGAAACTTTTCGAATCTTGCCGTCATCTTTGCACCACCCAGCCCCCTTCCGCTGATGCCCGGGCCACAACGAACAGCTGTATGGAACGGCCCCGCCCATCGCAGGAACCCATCCGCTGCTTCAACTGCTCCCGATTCGGACACCTTCAGAACGCGTGCCCGCGACCTAAGCGCCCACCCGGCGGATGTTTTCGTTGTTTCCAGACTGGACACGTCTACCGTAACTGCCCTGAACGTCGGGCCAACGCCACTGTCGAGGGCAATACTAGTTCGGACGAAGCTCTCGCCACAAATCAAGAG GAAGTCCTGTGA